In Thauera sp. JM12B12, one DNA window encodes the following:
- a CDS encoding YceI family protein, with protein sequence MNRLHALAASLLVSAAAASPALAAPETYTVDGTHTFPRFSYSHFGLSTQLSKFDKTTGTVTLDKAARSGAADITIDMSSVNTGYATFNEHIQGEDFLDTAKYPTATFKSTQVRFEGDKPVEIDGNLTIKGVTKPVTLKVTNFKNMPHPMLKKDAIGADATTVIKRSEFNAGKYAPNVGDEVTISIALEAIAAQ encoded by the coding sequence ATGAATCGTCTCCACGCCCTCGCCGCCAGCCTCCTGGTCTCCGCCGCCGCAGCCAGCCCTGCCCTGGCCGCACCCGAAACCTACACGGTCGATGGCACCCACACCTTCCCGCGCTTCTCCTACAGCCATTTCGGCCTGTCCACCCAGCTGTCCAAGTTCGACAAGACGACGGGCACCGTCACCCTGGACAAGGCTGCCCGCAGCGGCGCGGCCGACATCACCATCGACATGAGCTCGGTGAACACCGGCTATGCCACCTTCAACGAGCACATTCAGGGCGAGGACTTCCTCGACACCGCCAAGTACCCGACGGCCACGTTCAAGTCGACCCAGGTCCGCTTCGAGGGCGACAAGCCGGTCGAGATCGATGGCAACCTGACCATCAAGGGCGTGACCAAGCCGGTGACGCTGAAGGTGACCAACTTCAAGAACATGCCGCACCCCATGCTGAAGAAGGACGCCATCGGCGCCGACGCCACCACGGTGATCAAGCGCAGCGAGTTCAACGCCGGCAAGTACGCGCCCAACGTGGGCGACGAAGTGACGATCAGCATCGCGCTCGAAGCGATCGCCGCGCAGTGA
- the prfB gene encoding peptide chain release factor 2 (programmed frameshift) — MEAERQNAIAEKLADLAARGRELRRYLDYDVKASKLEEVNRALEDPAVWNNAERAQELGKEKRQLEDVVLTLQQIDAQSRDLKDLFELAEAEDDDDTFEAVEADLGDLQAEVEKLEFRRMFSNPMDPNNCFIEIQAGAGGTEAQDWAGMLERMYLRYGEKKGFSVELMEETEGEVAGIKNCTIKLSGEYAYGYLRTETGIHRLVRKSPFDSNARRHTSFTSVFVYPEVDDSIEIEINPADLRIDTYRASGAGGQHINKTDSAVRITHEPTGIVVQCQNDRSQHKNKAEAMSMLKARLYEAELRKRQSEQQKLEDSKSDIGWGHQIRSYVLDQSRIKDLRTSYEVGNTQAVLDGDLDDFIAASLKQGV, encoded by the exons ATGGAAGCCGAACGCCAGAACGCCATCGCCGAAAAACTCGCCGACCTCGCCGCCCGCGGTCGCGAACTACGGAGGTATCTT GACTACGATGTGAAAGCATCGAAGCTCGAAGAAGTCAATCGCGCGCTCGAAGACCCGGCGGTCTGGAACAACGCCGAACGCGCGCAGGAGCTCGGCAAGGAGAAGCGCCAGCTCGAGGACGTGGTGCTGACGCTGCAGCAGATCGACGCGCAGTCGCGCGACCTCAAGGATCTGTTCGAGCTCGCCGAAGCCGAGGACGACGACGACACCTTCGAGGCGGTCGAGGCCGACCTCGGCGACCTGCAGGCCGAAGTCGAGAAGCTCGAGTTCCGCCGCATGTTCAGCAACCCGATGGACCCCAACAACTGCTTCATCGAGATCCAGGCCGGCGCCGGCGGCACCGAGGCCCAGGACTGGGCGGGCATGCTCGAGCGCATGTACCTGCGCTACGGCGAGAAGAAAGGCTTCAGCGTCGAGCTGATGGAAGAGACCGAGGGCGAAGTCGCCGGCATCAAGAACTGCACGATCAAGCTCTCCGGCGAGTACGCCTACGGCTACCTGCGCACCGAGACCGGCATCCACCGCCTGGTGCGCAAGTCGCCGTTCGACTCCAACGCCCGCCGCCACACCAGCTTCACCTCGGTGTTCGTGTATCCGGAGGTCGATGACTCGATCGAGATCGAGATCAACCCCGCCGACCTGCGCATCGACACCTACCGCGCCTCGGGCGCCGGCGGCCAGCACATCAACAAGACCGACTCGGCGGTGCGGATCACGCACGAGCCCACCGGCATCGTCGTGCAGTGCCAGAACGACCGCTCGCAGCACAAGAACAAGGCCGAGGCCATGTCGATGCTGAAGGCGCGCCTGTACGAGGCGGAGCTGCGCAAGCGCCAGTCCGAGCAGCAGAAGCTGGAAGACTCCAAGAGCGACATCGGCTGGGGCCACCAGATCCGCAGCTACGTGCTCGACCAGTCGCGCATCAAGGATCTGCGTACCAGCTACGAGGTCGGCAACACCCAGGCCGTGCTCGACGGGGACCTGGACGACTTCATCGCGGCGAGCCTGAAGCAGGGCGTCTGA
- a CDS encoding methyl-accepting chemotaxis protein produces the protein MSTAGTLYEYIERTFWNSLTRKLFSFLLLFVVNLGYLGIGYSQRAEIESALRAGTVAPETLVAVAAAFDAGLYAMLALSALALAMMLGHILYLRHLIVRPIRVITGIFDEIARGEGDFSRDLPLTTHDELRELAAGYNRFAAKMREIIGKVRTMSVSIAREAVQVKLGVERSAQDARQQGEMTETVFEASTRSTAAIGEVSSNAREIDASTLRNLDIARESLAEVQHIAAKINAVSEKLQRFNHTVDDLSQRSESVKQIAALIREIADQTNLLALNAAIEAARAGEAGRGFAVVADEVRKLAERVNQATQEIVGNINGMLELVGETRAENEVINGDVEQTRDVVTRSASQFEHMVGEFERTGGQLTQIAVGMDSLTETNAHVHANVSEIHELSASVAQQMDDCERRTLDLTKSTEAVQELVSRFKIGTGAFDRLVNETRVFRDRVQAELCAMAEGRVDVFDRNYRPVGGTNPPKFKVAWGDEFTRRCQRILDESLERAGGAVFAVAVNADSYLSAHNTRFSKPLTGHPEKDLVGNRTCRKFERPPELRAARNTEPMLLQTYLRDTGEVLCDIAMPIMVNGRHWGNVRVGAPAEALLER, from the coding sequence ATGAGCACCGCAGGGACTCTCTACGAGTACATCGAGCGCACCTTCTGGAACTCGCTCACCAGGAAACTCTTCAGCTTCCTGCTGCTATTCGTGGTCAATCTGGGCTATCTGGGCATCGGCTACAGCCAGCGCGCGGAGATCGAATCCGCGTTGAGGGCGGGCACGGTCGCACCCGAGACCCTCGTTGCGGTGGCGGCGGCCTTCGACGCGGGGCTGTACGCAATGCTCGCACTGTCCGCGCTCGCGCTCGCGATGATGCTCGGGCACATCCTTTACCTGCGCCACCTGATCGTGCGACCGATCCGCGTCATCACCGGGATCTTCGACGAGATCGCCCGCGGCGAGGGCGACTTCTCGCGCGACCTCCCGCTCACCACCCATGACGAACTACGCGAGCTCGCGGCGGGTTACAACCGCTTTGCAGCGAAGATGCGCGAGATCATCGGCAAGGTGCGTACGATGAGCGTGAGCATCGCGCGCGAGGCGGTTCAGGTGAAGCTCGGGGTGGAGCGCTCGGCCCAGGATGCCCGCCAGCAGGGCGAGATGACCGAGACCGTGTTCGAGGCCAGCACCCGGTCAACGGCGGCGATTGGCGAGGTTTCGTCCAATGCGCGCGAGATCGACGCCTCGACGCTGCGTAACCTCGACATCGCGCGCGAATCGCTCGCCGAGGTGCAGCACATTGCGGCCAAGATCAACGCGGTGAGCGAGAAGCTGCAGCGCTTCAATCACACGGTGGACGACCTGTCGCAGCGCTCGGAGAGCGTCAAGCAGATCGCCGCGCTGATCCGCGAGATCGCCGACCAGACCAATCTGCTCGCGCTCAACGCCGCCATCGAGGCCGCGCGCGCGGGCGAGGCGGGGCGCGGCTTCGCGGTCGTGGCCGACGAGGTGCGCAAGCTCGCCGAGCGCGTCAACCAGGCCACGCAGGAGATCGTCGGCAACATCAACGGCATGCTCGAGCTGGTCGGCGAGACCCGCGCCGAGAACGAGGTCATCAACGGCGACGTCGAGCAGACGCGCGATGTGGTGACGCGCTCGGCCAGCCAGTTCGAGCACATGGTCGGCGAGTTCGAGCGCACCGGCGGCCAGCTCACCCAGATCGCGGTCGGCATGGACTCGCTGACCGAGACCAACGCCCACGTGCACGCGAATGTCAGCGAGATCCATGAGCTCTCGGCCTCGGTCGCGCAGCAGATGGACGACTGCGAGCGGCGCACGCTCGACCTCACCAAATCCACCGAGGCGGTGCAGGAGCTGGTGTCGCGCTTCAAGATCGGCACGGGCGCCTTCGACCGTCTGGTGAACGAGACCCGCGTCTTCCGTGATCGCGTCCAGGCCGAGCTGTGCGCGATGGCCGAGGGGCGCGTCGACGTGTTCGACCGCAATTACCGGCCGGTCGGCGGCACCAATCCGCCCAAGTTCAAGGTCGCCTGGGGTGATGAATTCACCCGGCGCTGCCAGCGCATCCTCGACGAGAGCCTGGAGCGCGCCGGGGGCGCGGTGTTCGCGGTCGCGGTGAATGCGGACAGCTATCTGTCGGCGCACAACACCCGATTCTCGAAGCCGCTCACCGGCCACCCCGAAAAGGATCTGGTCGGCAACCGCACCTGCCGCAAGTTCGAGCGTCCGCCCGAGTTGCGCGCCGCGCGCAACACCGAGCCGATGCTGCTGCAGACCTACCTGCGCGACACCGGCGAGGTGCTGTGCGACATCGCCATGCCGATCATGGTCAACGGCCGCCATTGGGGCAACGTGCGCGTTGGCGCCCCGGCAGAGGCGTTGCTGGAGCGCTGA
- a CDS encoding YceI family protein, with protein MKRTLPATLAATFSRTLTGVLATLALVTASHAATYEQVIPERSRIGFGFQQMGVAMEGSFRRFASQLKFDPAAPADAHATIEVELASVDTGSVEGDEEVARKTWFNTSDFPVARFESSAVKALGDERYEVAGKLTIKGTTRDVVVPARFTTEGDVGVFEGELGIRRGDFSIGEGAWRAFDVVANEVVIRFRIAAAPR; from the coding sequence ATGAAACGCACCCTGCCCGCCACCCTCGCTGCCACGTTTTCCAGGACCCTCACCGGCGTGCTCGCCACGCTCGCCCTCGTCACTGCCAGCCATGCCGCGACCTACGAGCAGGTCATTCCCGAGCGCAGCCGGATCGGCTTCGGCTTCCAGCAGATGGGCGTGGCGATGGAGGGCAGCTTCCGTCGCTTCGCGAGCCAGCTCAAGTTCGACCCCGCGGCGCCCGCAGACGCGCACGCCACGATCGAGGTCGAGCTCGCCAGCGTCGACACCGGCAGCGTCGAGGGCGACGAGGAAGTCGCGCGCAAGACCTGGTTCAACACCAGCGATTTCCCGGTCGCGCGCTTCGAGTCGAGCGCGGTCAAGGCCCTCGGCGACGAGCGCTACGAGGTCGCTGGAAAACTGACGATCAAGGGCACGACACGGGACGTCGTCGTCCCGGCGCGCTTCACCACCGAGGGCGACGTCGGCGTATTCGAAGGCGAACTGGGCATCAGGCGTGGCGACTTCTCGATCGGCGAAGGCGCCTGGCGTGCCTTCGACGTCGTCGCCAACGAGGTCGTGATCAGGTTCCGCATCGCGGCCGCGCCGCGCTGA
- the trmA gene encoding tRNA (uridine(54)-C5)-methyltransferase TrmA → MPLPIIDPARYEDQLAAKLARYRADFAEFELPEPALFRSAPLHYRLRAEFRLWHQDGRIDYAMFDSADPKQPILLDTFPAAAEPIATLMPRLRDALQASEPLRRKIFQVEFLATLSGECLVSLVYHRPLDEAWEAAARALAAALDIQVIGRSRKQKIVFERDWVQEALEVDGQRLRYQQFEGSFTQPNGGVNQHMLSWARAQAKAVGAGPQGAGDLLELYCGNGNFTVALAPLFGRVLATEMSKTSVRAAHTNLADNGVGNVTMVRMASEEISDALAGGREYRRMAGVDLAGYRFTTLFVDPPRAGLDEGTIALAKGFDNILYISCNPETLRANVAALAETHRIAAAAAFDQFPYTHHLECGLLLQKR, encoded by the coding sequence ATGCCCCTGCCCATCATCGACCCCGCCCGCTACGAGGACCAGCTCGCCGCCAAGCTCGCACGTTACCGCGCCGACTTCGCTGAATTCGAGCTGCCCGAGCCCGCGCTCTTCCGCTCGGCGCCGCTGCACTATCGCCTGCGCGCCGAGTTCCGCCTGTGGCACCAGGACGGCCGCATCGACTATGCGATGTTCGACAGCGCGGACCCGAAGCAGCCGATCCTGCTCGACACCTTCCCCGCCGCCGCCGAACCGATCGCCACCCTGATGCCGCGCCTGCGCGACGCGCTCCAGGCGAGCGAGCCGCTGCGGCGCAAGATCTTCCAGGTCGAGTTCCTCGCCACCCTGAGCGGCGAGTGCCTGGTCAGCCTGGTCTACCACCGCCCGCTCGACGAGGCCTGGGAAGCCGCCGCGCGCGCGCTCGCCGCCGCGCTCGACATCCAGGTCATCGGCCGCAGCCGCAAGCAGAAGATCGTGTTCGAGCGCGACTGGGTGCAGGAGGCGCTCGAGGTCGATGGCCAGCGCCTGCGCTACCAGCAGTTCGAAGGCAGCTTCACCCAGCCCAACGGCGGCGTGAACCAGCACATGCTCAGCTGGGCGCGCGCGCAGGCGAAGGCGGTCGGCGCCGGCCCGCAAGGCGCGGGCGACCTGCTCGAGCTGTACTGCGGCAACGGCAACTTCACCGTGGCGCTGGCGCCGCTGTTCGGCCGCGTGCTCGCCACCGAGATGAGCAAGACCTCGGTGCGCGCCGCCCACACCAACCTCGCCGACAACGGCGTGGGCAACGTCACCATGGTGCGCATGGCGAGCGAGGAGATCAGCGACGCGCTCGCCGGCGGCCGCGAGTACCGCCGCATGGCGGGCGTCGACCTGGCCGGCTATCGCTTCACCACGCTCTTCGTCGACCCGCCGCGCGCCGGCCTCGACGAGGGCACGATCGCGCTGGCGAAGGGCTTCGACAACATCCTCTACATCTCCTGCAACCCCGAGACCCTGCGCGCCAACGTCGCCGCGCTGGCGGAGACGCACCGCATCGCGGCCGCGGCGGCCTTCGACCAGTTCCCCTACACCCACCACCTCGAGTGCGGGCTGCTGCTACAGAAGCGATGA
- a CDS encoding AAA family ATPase: MFHIKTLELVHWDFWRRFSLPLDAQIITIVGPNGSGKTTLLDALRTLFALRCSGKRDFRRYVRRAERSFAWIRAVVANQPGHSGKRPFFPCLADEVTLACRIRKAGGDWIRDYTIVDGNLPIEALEQTSDWIGLRDYQNRLAWGGLTPAITKVLALEQGDTDKLCEYSPKALLELVFDVFGDKEVLDNYQAAREEQKSAERELGELGIDLDRLKTQAEEKKAEANRFLEWKQLADEAQALEAEIVPRLEIAELEREIAGEREALQRVGSERAEKLVEQRESRQRLDAVRAEQARAQAERKRLKDADAATEQHYLAAHDRVRDLDKLLEERDMLRAQLASEHGADALALEKEHEEADAALASLRRRERELLAAFEEKTETLRGERNRAGPPGDGEVARFRVKLTADGIAHKSLAEVVEVTDPAWQAALEAILRPYRHLILLEREADRHAAWALGERERFRHFIVPERESAPPPRPMSLAEVVEFSAPVPRWLSDLLNRIRRVDNAEAARELPREQEWITRDGYHRERRGARHLGRPQEFHFGELARQSRIAALQEEIVGLDKQLQALRPKLDAAAARLTLIRQRLLGLQSAQLLAAKAETYASAETELPAARKALTEAIAERSETRGEMDRLAEKLNGIQIELDRRNRELKAIELRLADIAREHGPRRHAQAERIMKLRRRRRGMPPHWLDTGELALLADKYGDARGARLQLERLRRHLDEGDWITDPAVLVVRDRLAAEVALRERDYLNRQGYCTTARLHTDNARAAYIAKLRATVRQYAKNLKALGELANVSVDCPTPHLDNDDLALAQAGLEVRFDFDRKGAVGLNDGEASGGQQVMKSLILLIGLLMDESRPGGFVFIDEPFAHLDVANIDRVGTFLRATRAQYLITTPVTHNANVFAPAQLTLVTRKKQPGSDWAPPIGVLQRAVD; this comes from the coding sequence ATGTTCCACATCAAGACCCTCGAGCTCGTCCATTGGGACTTCTGGCGACGCTTCTCGCTGCCGCTGGACGCGCAGATCATCACCATCGTCGGCCCCAACGGCTCGGGCAAGACCACGCTGCTCGACGCCCTGCGCACCCTCTTTGCGCTGCGCTGCTCGGGCAAGCGCGACTTCCGCCGCTACGTGCGCCGCGCCGAGCGCAGCTTCGCGTGGATCCGCGCGGTGGTCGCCAACCAGCCCGGGCACAGCGGCAAGCGGCCGTTCTTTCCCTGCCTCGCCGACGAGGTCACCCTCGCCTGCCGCATCCGCAAGGCCGGCGGCGACTGGATCCGCGACTACACCATCGTCGACGGCAACCTGCCGATCGAGGCGCTCGAACAGACCAGCGACTGGATCGGCCTGCGCGACTACCAGAACCGCCTGGCCTGGGGCGGGCTGACGCCGGCGATCACCAAGGTGCTGGCGCTGGAACAGGGCGACACCGACAAGCTGTGCGAATACTCGCCCAAGGCGCTGCTCGAGCTGGTGTTCGACGTCTTCGGCGACAAGGAGGTGCTGGACAACTACCAGGCTGCGCGCGAGGAGCAGAAGTCGGCCGAGCGTGAGCTCGGCGAGCTCGGCATCGACCTCGACCGCCTGAAGACGCAGGCCGAGGAGAAGAAGGCCGAGGCCAATCGCTTCCTCGAGTGGAAGCAGCTCGCCGACGAGGCCCAGGCACTGGAAGCCGAGATCGTGCCGCGGCTGGAGATCGCCGAACTCGAGCGCGAGATCGCCGGCGAGCGCGAGGCGCTGCAGCGCGTCGGTAGCGAGCGCGCCGAGAAGCTCGTCGAGCAGCGCGAGTCGCGCCAGCGCCTGGACGCGGTGCGCGCCGAGCAGGCGCGCGCACAGGCCGAGCGCAAGCGCCTGAAGGACGCCGATGCCGCCACCGAGCAGCACTACCTCGCCGCCCACGATCGCGTGCGCGACCTCGACAAGCTGCTCGAGGAACGCGACATGCTGCGCGCCCAGCTCGCCAGCGAGCATGGCGCCGATGCGCTCGCACTGGAAAAGGAGCACGAGGAGGCCGACGCGGCGCTGGCCAGCCTGCGCCGCAGGGAACGCGAGCTGCTCGCCGCCTTCGAGGAGAAGACCGAAACGCTGCGCGGCGAGCGCAACCGCGCCGGCCCGCCGGGCGATGGCGAAGTGGCGCGCTTCCGCGTCAAGCTCACTGCAGACGGGATCGCACACAAGAGCCTCGCCGAGGTGGTCGAGGTCACCGACCCCGCCTGGCAGGCCGCGCTCGAGGCCATCCTGCGTCCCTACCGCCACCTGATCCTGCTCGAGCGCGAAGCCGACCGCCACGCCGCATGGGCGCTCGGCGAGCGCGAGCGCTTCCGCCACTTCATCGTGCCCGAGCGCGAGAGCGCCCCGCCGCCGCGACCGATGAGCCTGGCCGAGGTGGTGGAGTTCAGCGCCCCGGTGCCGCGCTGGCTCTCCGATCTGCTCAACCGCATCCGCCGCGTCGACAATGCCGAGGCCGCGCGCGAGCTGCCGCGCGAGCAGGAGTGGATCACCCGCGACGGCTACCACCGCGAGCGCCGCGGTGCCCGCCACCTCGGCCGGCCGCAGGAATTTCACTTCGGCGAGCTCGCCCGCCAGTCGCGCATCGCCGCGCTGCAGGAGGAGATCGTCGGCCTCGACAAGCAGCTCCAGGCCCTGCGCCCCAAGCTGGATGCGGCCGCTGCCCGGCTCACCCTGATCCGCCAGCGCCTGCTCGGCCTGCAGTCGGCGCAGCTGCTCGCCGCCAAGGCCGAGACCTACGCCAGCGCCGAGACCGAGCTGCCCGCCGCGCGCAAGGCGCTCACCGAGGCGATCGCCGAGCGCAGCGAGACGCGCGGCGAGATGGACCGCCTCGCCGAAAAGCTCAACGGCATCCAGATCGAGCTCGACCGCCGCAACCGCGAGCTCAAGGCCATCGAGCTGCGCCTGGCCGACATCGCGCGCGAACACGGCCCGCGCCGCCACGCCCAGGCCGAACGCATCATGAAGCTGCGCCGCCGCCGGCGCGGCATGCCGCCGCACTGGCTGGACACCGGCGAGCTCGCCCTGCTCGCCGACAAGTACGGCGACGCCCGCGGCGCCCGCCTGCAGCTCGAGCGCCTGCGCCGCCATCTCGACGAGGGCGACTGGATCACCGACCCCGCGGTGCTGGTCGTGCGCGACCGGCTCGCCGCCGAGGTCGCGCTGCGCGAGCGCGACTATCTCAACCGTCAGGGCTACTGCACCACCGCGCGCCTGCACACCGACAACGCGCGCGCCGCCTACATCGCCAAGCTGCGCGCCACCGTGCGCCAGTACGCGAAGAACCTGAAGGCGCTCGGCGAGCTCGCCAACGTCAGCGTGGACTGCCCCACCCCGCACCTGGACAACGACGACCTCGCGCTCGCCCAGGCCGGGCTCGAGGTGCGCTTCGACTTCGACCGCAAGGGCGCGGTGGGCTTGAACGACGGCGAGGCCTCCGGCGGCCAGCAGGTCATGAAGTCGCTGATCCTGCTCATCGGCCTGCTGATGGACGAGTCCCGCCCGGGCGGCTTCGTGTTCATCGACGAGCCCTTCGCCCACCTGGACGTCGCCAACATCGACCGCGTCGGCACCTTCCTGCGCGCCACCCGCGCGCAGTACCTGATCACCACCCCGGTCACCCACAACGCCAATGTCTTCGCGCCGGCGCAGCTGACGCTGGTGACACGCAAGAAGCAGCCGGGCAGCGACTGGGCACCGCCGATCGGGGTGCTGCAGCGGGCGGTGGACTAA
- the lysS gene encoding lysine--tRNA ligase, whose amino-acid sequence MADQTNTQPQDENHLIAERREKLAAWRASGRAFPNDFSRENTAGKLDELYGEKEADELEATPVEVKVAGRIMLKRVMGKASFVTIQDLSGRIQLYVQRDGVGEDVYAQFKTWDIGDIVGCVGTVFKTKTGELSVKAAEIRLLTKSLRPLPDKFHGLTDVEQKYRQRYVDMIMNEQTRFTFVARSRMVQSIRNYMTGHGFLEVETPMMHPIPGGAAAKPFTTHHNALDMELFLRIAPELYLKRLVVGGFEKVFEVNRNFRNEGLSPRHNPEFTMMEFYEAYANYKTLMDFTEGLIRHAAREALGTESFVYQGRELDLSKPFHRLTIVQAIRKYHPGFTEEQLADADWLKAKIVAFGEKVKPGGLGSLQLQLFEACAEAELWEPTFIIDYPVEVSPLARASDTDPEITERFELFIVGREIANGFSELNDPEDQAARFRAQVEAKEAGDEEAMYFDADYIRALEYGLPPTGGCGIGIDRLVMLLTDAPAIRDVILFPQMRPEYVAAASLQDNAL is encoded by the coding sequence ATGGCCGACCAGACCAACACCCAGCCCCAGGACGAAAACCACCTGATCGCCGAGCGCCGCGAGAAGCTCGCCGCCTGGCGCGCCAGCGGCCGCGCCTTCCCCAACGACTTCTCGCGCGAGAACACCGCGGGCAAGCTCGACGAGCTCTACGGCGAAAAAGAAGCGGACGAGCTAGAGGCCACCCCGGTCGAGGTCAAGGTGGCCGGCCGCATCATGTTGAAGCGCGTGATGGGCAAGGCGAGCTTCGTCACCATCCAGGACCTCTCGGGCCGCATCCAGCTCTACGTGCAACGCGACGGCGTGGGCGAGGACGTCTATGCCCAGTTCAAGACCTGGGACATCGGCGACATCGTCGGTTGCGTGGGCACCGTGTTCAAGACCAAGACCGGCGAGCTCTCGGTCAAGGCCGCGGAGATCCGCCTGCTCACCAAGAGCCTGCGCCCGCTGCCGGACAAGTTCCACGGCCTCACCGACGTCGAGCAGAAGTACCGCCAGCGCTATGTCGACATGATCATGAACGAGCAGACACGCTTCACCTTCGTCGCGCGCAGCCGCATGGTGCAGTCGATCCGCAACTACATGACCGGCCACGGCTTCCTCGAGGTCGAGACGCCGATGATGCACCCGATCCCGGGCGGCGCCGCGGCCAAGCCCTTCACCACCCACCACAACGCGCTCGACATGGAGCTCTTCCTGCGCATCGCGCCCGAGCTCTACCTCAAGCGCCTGGTGGTGGGCGGCTTCGAGAAGGTGTTCGAGGTCAACCGCAACTTCCGCAACGAAGGCCTCAGCCCGCGCCACAACCCCGAATTCACCATGATGGAGTTCTACGAGGCGTACGCGAACTACAAGACGCTGATGGACTTCACCGAGGGCCTGATCCGCCACGCCGCGCGCGAGGCGCTGGGCACCGAGTCCTTCGTGTACCAGGGCCGCGAGCTCGACCTGTCGAAGCCCTTCCACCGCCTCACCATCGTGCAGGCGATCCGCAAGTACCACCCGGGCTTCACCGAGGAACAACTGGCCGATGCCGACTGGCTGAAGGCCAAGATCGTCGCCTTCGGCGAGAAGGTGAAGCCGGGCGGTCTGGGCAGCCTGCAGCTGCAGCTGTTCGAGGCCTGCGCCGAAGCCGAGCTGTGGGAGCCGACCTTCATCATCGACTACCCGGTCGAAGTGTCGCCGCTTGCGCGCGCCTCGGACACCGACCCCGAGATCACCGAGCGCTTCGAACTCTTCATCGTCGGCCGCGAGATCGCCAACGGCTTTTCCGAGCTCAACGACCCCGAGGACCAGGCCGCGCGCTTCCGCGCCCAGGTCGAGGCCAAGGAGGCCGGTGACGAGGAAGCCATGTATTTCGATGCCGACTACATCCGCGCGCTCGAGTACGGCCTGCCCCCGACCGGCGGCTGCGGCATCGGCATCGACCGTCTGGTGATGCTGCTCACCGACGCGCCGGCGATCCGCGACGTGATCCTGTTCCCGCAGATGCGCCCGGAGTACGTCGCCGCGGCCTCGCTGCAGGACAACGCGCTCTGA